In Musa acuminata AAA Group cultivar baxijiao chromosome BXJ3-11, Cavendish_Baxijiao_AAA, whole genome shotgun sequence, one DNA window encodes the following:
- the LOC103972625 gene encoding uncharacterized protein LOC103972625, whose product MSHALVFGVFIGAIALLAVELLFSLLLYYWISGRRGRAPASPRRYNCCHDSDDERSLPAECNKQGIVWVLEAAKAAEVGGDGGSQANGTKEEADVVEIVEVYPVLKHAKIKNHKLILTDPDDSRTATIELLDCAVFAVSASDRETRKWANRYPIKLESMNADIYQGSRTCYVYLDTSWEKESWCKALRFASCPDKQKLKTYAKLREDFQRYVASVPEHLSPQKPLKPHCDPSIKTTKFQKTTRIRHLLNRFSKGVSKNNGIITPSLGKKKVDDRVIARNGVILMNEFLNASSPEKSSSCSSDLVRSGSLPPLYSGLHNAASDDKINRNDTALFWNLVLSRLFFDVKRSAVVNNCIKTQFQRTLSNMRFPSFLGRVECSGLDIGDLPPYIHNVKVVSKDMNEVLTAEIDTEYSGGITFAFEVGQLGCRGSSMDSNLELESGSEMALLHSEGLQNNVEQVSVLDSSGDGEEREEKEKKIDEPEQPQSSNWRSVWLSTWNSVKNSVADQVSQVPLSLSVRISSLSGTIRLHIKPSPSDQLWFGFTSMPEMDWSFESTVGEQRINIGAFTSMFKNLFENAIRGSLVFPNCECLCVPWMLDEKDNWIPVTEGPFKWINQETLADVVELNQETPVCAAKLEEEEEEEEEEVFMDTIELKASEPDQLHEATASSQASPSISSGLLCLTPTIGKEAEMPKSEESQESCGSTPVITPGEIVLWEKTAAAAASASASASTTSEAEEDASTRKKLNVKGLKKMVGETFEGQKRSIGNMVGVSLKKYEKVKMHNIFGRHASTVRSLQ is encoded by the exons ATGTCTCATGCCCTCGTTTTTGGCGTCTTCATAGGCGCCATTGCTCTCCTCGCTGTAGAGctcctcttctctcttctcttatACTACTGGATCTCGGGCCGCCGAGGACGAGCTCCTGCGTCGCCAAGGCGCTACAACTGCTGTCATGATTCCGACGACGAGCGCTCGCTCCCTGCCGAATGCAACAAGCAG GGAATAGTTTGGGTGTTGGAAGCGGCAAAAGCTGCAGAGGTTGGCGGTGATGGTGGATCGCAAGCAAATGGGACCAAGGAGGAGGCGGATGTCGTTGAGATCGTGGAGGTCTATCCCGTCCTCAAGCACGCAAAGATTAAGAACCACAAGCTGATCCTGACTGATCCCGACGATTCTCGCACGGCCACCATCGAGCTCTTGGATTGTGCTGTCTTCGCGGTCTCTGCTTCAGACCGAGAGACGCGCAAGTG GGCTAACAGATATCCAATCAAACTGGAGAGCATGAACGCAGACATCTACCAGGGAAGCAGAACATGTTACGTATATCTTGATACTTCCTGGGAGAAGGAATCATGGTGTAAAGCACTTCGTTTTGCCTCCTGCCCTGACAAGCAGAAACTCAAGACTTACGCAAAATTACGTGAAGATTTCCAGCGATATGTTGCATCCGTGCCAGAacacctttcaccccagaagccatTGAAGCCACATTGTGATCCTTCGATCAAGACGACCAAGTTTCAGAAAACCACACGAATCCGACACTTACTGAACAGGTTTTCGAAAGGGGTGTCGAAGAACAATGGTATCATTACACCCTCTCTCGGAAAGAAGAAGGTAGATGACAGGGTGATCGCCAGGAATGGGGTCATTCtgatgaacgagtttctaaacgCTTCATCCCCAGAGAAATCTTCTAGTTGTTCATCAGACCTGGTTCGATCTGGTTCACTGCCTCCTCTTTATTCTGGTCTTCATAATGCAGCCTCTGATGATAAGATTAACCGTAATGATACTGCCTTGTTCTGGAACTTAGTCCTTTCAAGATTGttttttgatgtcaaaagaagTGCAGTGGTTAACAACTGCATAAAGACTCAGTTTCAG AGGACATTATCAAACATGAGGTTCCCAAGCTTTTTGGGTAGAGTGGAATGTTCTGGCCTAGACATCGGAGATCTTCCACCTTACATCCATAATGTAAAAGTTGTGAGCAAGGACATGAACGAGGTCTTGACAGCTGAGATTGATACTGAATACTCTGGTGGTATAACATTTGCATTTGAAGTTGGTCAGTTAGGATGCAGAGGAAGCAGCATGGACTCAAATCTGGAGCTGGAGTCTGGCTCAGAGATGGCTTTACTTCATTCTGAAGGACTTCAAAATAATGTAGAGCAAGTGTCTGTCCTGGATAGTTCAGGTGatggagaagaaagggaagaaaaggaaaagaaaattg ATGAACCTGAGCAGCCGCAGAGCAGTAACTGGAGAAGTGTATGGTTGTCAACATGGAATTCCGTAAAAAATTCCGTTGCTGATCAGGTTTCTCAG GTTCCCCTGTCACTGTCAGTGAGGATTTCATCACTCAGTGGAACAATTCGCTTGCACATAAAACCCTCACCTTCCGATCAGCTGTGGTTTGGGTTCACATCCATGCCTGAGATGGACTGGAGCTTCGAATCCACTGTTGGGGAGCAGAGGATCAACATTGGAGCATTTACTTCCATGTTCAAGAACCTCTTTGAG AATGCGATTCGTGGAAGTCTGGTGTTCCCAAACTGCGAATGCTTGTGCGTTCCATGGATGCTGGACGAGAAGGACAACTGGATTCCGGTGACAGAAGGACCATTTAAATGGATTAACCAAGAGACGCTTGCGGACGTGGTGGAGCTCAACCAAGAGACGCCTGTGTGTGCAGCAaagcttgaagaagaagaagaagaagaagaagaagaagtattcATGGACACGATAGAGCTCAAAGCATCAGAGCCGGATCAGCTGCATGAGGCCACTGCCTCTTCACAAGCAAGTCCGTCCATCTCATCAGGTCTATTGTGCCTCACCCCCACCATAGGGAAGGAGGCGGAGATGCCAAAATCCGAAGAGTCACAGGAGAGCTGCGGTTCCACTCCGGTGATCACCCCGGGGGAGATTGTGCTGTGGGAGAaaaccgcagcagcagcagcatcagcatcagcatcagcatcaaCGACCTCCGAGGCCGAAGAGGATGCGAGCACAAGGAAGAAGCTAAACGTCAAAGGGCTGAAGAAGATGGTGGGGGAGACGTTCGAAGGGCAGAAGCGCAGCATCGGGAACATGGTGGGTGTGTCTTTGAAGAAGTACGAGAAGGTCAAGATGCACAACATCTTTGGCCGCCATGCATCGACTGTAAGAAGCTTGCAGTGA
- the LOC103972102 gene encoding uncharacterized protein LOC103972102 produces MEAVALAVAFLLVSAAGAVQYEATNNAAGTPGGTRFDNEIGLEYSKQVLATASSFIWTTFDQQSEADRKDVSLITLIVETMDGVAYTSSDTIHLSADYVAGYSGDVRTEVVGVLYHEDTHVWQWDGRGTANGGLIEGIADYVRLKAGYAPSHWVQPGGGDRWDQGYDVTARFLDYCNDLKSGFVAQLNAKMKDGYSDDFFVDLLGKTVDQLWSDYKAKYGG; encoded by the coding sequence ATGGAAGCAGTAGCGTTGGCAGTGGCTTTTCTGTTGGTCTCGGCGGCCGGCGCCGTTCAGTACGAGGCCACCAACAACGCGGCGGGCACCCCCGGCGGCACCCGCTTCGACAACGAGATCGGGCTGGAGTACAGCAAGCAGGTGCTGGCCACCGCCTCCTCCTTCATCTGGACCACCTTCGACCAGCAGTCGGAGGCCGACCGCAAGGACGTCTCGCTCATCACCCTCATCGTCGAGACCATGGACGGCGTCGCCTACACCAGCAGCGACACCATCCACCTCAGCGCCGACTACGTCGCCGGATACAGCGGCGACGTACGGACCGAGGTCGTGGGGGTGCTGTACCACGAGGACACGCACGTGTGGCAGTGGGACGGCCGCGGCACCGCCAACGGGGGCCTCATCGAGGGCATCGCCGACTACGTGAGGCTGAAGGCCGGGTACGCCCCCAGCCACTGGGTTCAGCCCGGCGGCGGCGACCGGTGGGACCAGGGCTACGACGTCACGGCGCGGTTCCTCGACTACTGCAACGATCTCAAGAGCGGCTTCGTGGCGCAGCTGAACGCCAAGATGAAGGACGGATACAGCGACGACTTCTTCGTCGACCTCTTGGGGAAGACTGTGGACCAGCTTTGGAGCGACTACAAGGCCAAGTACGGCGGCTGA
- the LOC103972103 gene encoding probable metal-nicotianamine transporter YSL12, whose protein sequence is MDNYEKGVAEQEEGGEAVSVERTFEWQRVPPLREQLTARALAVSFLLSVMFSVIVMKLNLTTGIIPSLNVAAGLLGFFFVKLWTKALQRAGLLRTPFTRQENTVIQASVTAAYGLAFSGGFGSYLFGMSSVIAKQATEANDSRNNIKDPNLGWMIGFMFVVSFLGLFTLVPLRKIMIIDYKLIYPSGTATAYLINSFHTPQGEKLAGEQVGTLCKSFACSFLWGFFQWFYSAGKDCGFRAFPTFGLKAYENRFYFDFSATYVGVGMICPHIVNLSLLLGAILSWGIMWPLISNQKGHWYPADARPDDLHGLQGYRVFTAVALILGDGLYNFLKVLRRTTSSISAVLKGLPISDDERAPKNLAISFDDERRTEVFVRDRIPPWVAYGCYVVIATLSISTVPLIFPPLKWYHILVAHVFAPVAAFCNAYGFGLTDWSLISTYGKLAIFVFGAWAGADHGGVLAGLAACGLMMIVVATASDLMQNFKTGYLTLASPRSMFASHVIGTAMGCVIAPCVFWLFYKAFDDIGISGSQYPAPNAPIYRDMAILGIDGFSSLPKHCLSLFYFFFALAIAVNLAKDVSPYRIARFIPIPMAMAIPFYIGASFAIDMCIGSVILYVWTKMNKGKASAFGPAVASGLICGDGMWGVPQGVLALAQVNPPMCMKFVHGE, encoded by the exons ATGGACAACTACGAGAAGGGAGTGGCAGagcaggaggagggaggagaggcgGTGTCGGTGGAGCGGACGTTCGAGTGGCAGCGGGTGCCGCCGTTGCGGGAGCAGCTGACGGCGCGGGCGCTGGCGGTGAGCTTCCTGCTCTCGGTCATGTTCAGCGTGATCGTGATGAAGCTGAACCTGACCACCGGCATCATCCCCTCCCTCAACGTCGCCGCCGGCCTACTCGGCTTCTTCTTCGTCAAGCTCTGGACCAAGGCCCTGCAGCGCGCCGGCCTCCTCCGCACCCCTTTCACCCGCCAGGAGAACACCGTCATCCAGGCCTCCGTCACCGCCGCCTACGGCCTCGCCTTCAGCG GCGGCTTTGGAAGCTACCTGTTCGGCATGAGTTCAGTGATCGCCAAGCAAGCAACAGAAGCAAATGATTCACGGAATAATATAAAGGACCCAAATTTAGGATGGATGATCGGGTTCATGTTTGTCGTCAGCTTTCTTGGGCTCTTTACTCTCGTTCCCCTCAGAAAG ATAATGATTATTGACTACAAGCTGATATATCCAAGTGGCACTGCAACTGCGTACCTCATCAATAGCTTCCATACTCCTCAGGGTGAAAAGCTGGCCGG GGAACAAGTAGGGACGTTATGCAAGTCCTTTGCCTGTAGCTTCCTATGGGGATTCTTTCAGTGGTTTTATTCGGCTGGGAAAGACTGCGGATTCAGAGCATTCCCTACGTTCGGTCTTAAAGCTTATGAGAACAG GTTTTACTTCGATTTTTCTGCAACCTATGTTGGAGTTGGAATGATCTGCCCACATATTGTGAACCTATCTCTGCTCCTGGGAGCCATCCTTTCATGGGGAATCATGTGGCCTCTTATAAGCAATCAAAAGGGCCACTGGTATCCAGCAGATGCTCGACCAGACGACCTCCATGGGTTGCAGGGTTACAGg GTCTTCACAGCCGTTGCCTTAATTCTAGGAGATGGCCTCTACAACTTCCTCAAGGTCTTACGTCGAACCACATCCTCCATTTCTGCTGTGCTCAAAGGCCTACCCATCTCGGATGATGAACGTGCCCCGAAAAATCTTGCCATCTCATTTGATGATGAAAGGCGAACCGAGGTGTTCGTCAGAGATCGCATACCTCCGTGGGTAGCATATGGATGCTACGTCGTAATCGCCACCCTCTCAATTTCTACGGTTCCTCTCATCTTTCCTCCGCTCAAGTGGTACCATATCTTGGTCGCCCATGTCTTCGCCCCAGTAGCTGCTTTCTGCAATGCCTATGGCTTCGGCCTCACAGATTGGAGTCTGATATCCACCTATGGGAAGCTTGCCATTTTCGTGTTTGGAGCTTGGGCAGGCGCCGACCATGGCGGTGTGCTTGCAGGCCTTGCGGCCTGCGGCCTCATGATGATTGTCGTCGCCACTGCTTCAGATCTCATGCAGAACTTCAAGACCGGATACCTAACACTAGCTTCTCCCAGGTCGATGTTCGCGAGCCACGTCATCGGCACTGCTATGGGTTGCGTGATCGCTCCCTGTGTTTTCTGGCTTTTCTACAAGGCCTTCGATGACATCGGCATTTCCGGCAGTCAATACCCAGCACCTAATGCTCCCATCTACCGCGACATGGCGATCCTCGGAATTGATGGCTTCTCGTCACTTCCAAAACACTGCCTCTCTCTCTTCTACTTTTTCTTCGCGCTCGCTATCGCCGTCAACTTGGCGAAGGATGTGTCGCCCTACAGGATAGCAAGGTTTATCCCAATCCCAATGGCGATGGCTATACCTTTCTACATCGGAGCATCCTTCGCCATCGACATGTGCATCGGAAGCGTGATACTGTACGTGTGGACAAAGATGAACAAGGGCAAGGCGTCTGCATTTGGTCCTGCCGTGGCCTCCGGTTTGATCTGCGGCGATGGGATGTGGGGTGTCCCTCAAGGAGTGCTTGCTCTGGCTCAGGTGAATCCGCCAATGTGCATGAAGTTTGTCCATGGAGAATGA